A genomic window from Sulfurospirillum multivorans DSM 12446 includes:
- a CDS encoding formate dehydrogenase subunit alpha, with translation MLKDASLHMGRRSFLKMAAIGASFGAGTAFASSDSIRPATQEEVKNPFPGSKRVKTICSICSAGCGIIAEVQNGVWVRQDVAQDHPISEGSHCCKGIDQIDLVKSTQRIKYPLKKVDGKWQRISWDQAVNEISEKMLKMRAENGPDIVEFLGSAKFSLQQSYYFSKFAAMWGTNNIDHVARIUHSASVAGAANTFGYGAMTQQFGDAVNAKVIMMIGANSAVANPIGFKHFLQAKDRAGTKLIVVDPIYTRSAAKADMYLRIRSGTDIAFIYGMLHIIFKNGWEDKEFIESRSYAMDQIRVEAAKWTPELTSDVTGIPVDQIIQATTLFAKNSPSAIAWSLGITQHSVGSSNTRIIPILQIALGNMGRKGGGLYIIRGHDNVQGATDMCNLADSLPGYYGLGDAAWKYFAQSWGVDYEWLKGRFFEPKWMNEKGYSLAKWYQGVLQEEKTYSSAPIRAVWIQGTGITSMSQQAKIKEALDKVDLVVIAEPFVNEAAVLTSRKDNMYILPVGTQFESEGTVTATNRSSQWRSKVVEPLYESKSDEEVMFAFAKKFGFYDQFVQGMKMGVKNGKVVQVKNDFKWPDDAVTEIARTIKSIGLSGWTPERLRAHQENWHMFDPVTLEGKGPMKGQYYGLPWPCWDEKHPGSPILYNRDVPVNEGGMGFRNRFGLEHNGVSQIADKSVTVAGSKIEGGYPQLTKENIEKVLGITLSEEEKAQMGASWAMDFSGIIQQKAREKGVCVYGNAKARTIVWEFPDPVPLHREPIHSPRWDLVQKYPTYDDQPKNFRVETKFKSEQQKQDWSKEFPTMLVSMRVVNLSGAGMLERTSKYLSAITPEMFANIHPDLALSHGIKDRDMMWIHAPHGTKIKVKAYHNHSVTPDRICLPYNFAGVFQGADLSANYPEGTKPYAIGESSNTIVNYGFDVITQISEFNAGLCRVEKA, from the coding sequence ATGTTAAAAGACGCCTCTTTGCACATGGGAAGACGATCATTTCTTAAAATGGCAGCGATCGGAGCGAGTTTTGGAGCAGGCACAGCCTTTGCATCCAGCGACTCAATCAGACCCGCCACGCAAGAAGAGGTGAAAAATCCATTCCCAGGTAGCAAGAGAGTTAAAACAATCTGTAGTATTTGTTCAGCAGGGTGCGGAATCATCGCTGAAGTTCAAAACGGTGTTTGGGTTCGCCAAGACGTGGCACAAGACCACCCAATCAGTGAAGGTAGCCATTGTTGTAAAGGCATTGACCAAATTGATTTGGTGAAGAGCACGCAACGTATTAAGTATCCTTTGAAAAAAGTGGATGGAAAATGGCAACGTATCAGTTGGGATCAAGCCGTTAACGAGATTTCAGAAAAAATGCTTAAAATGCGCGCCGAAAATGGCCCAGACATTGTCGAGTTTTTAGGTTCAGCAAAATTCAGCTTGCAACAATCGTACTACTTTAGTAAGTTTGCCGCAATGTGGGGAACAAACAATATTGACCACGTAGCTAGAATCTGACATAGTGCTTCCGTCGCAGGTGCTGCGAATACATTTGGATACGGTGCTATGACACAACAATTTGGCGATGCAGTGAATGCAAAAGTCATTATGATGATTGGTGCAAACTCAGCGGTTGCAAACCCAATTGGATTTAAACACTTCTTACAAGCAAAAGATAGAGCTGGTACAAAATTGATCGTTGTTGATCCAATTTATACAAGGAGTGCTGCAAAAGCAGATATGTATCTACGTATTCGTTCAGGTACGGACATTGCCTTTATCTACGGCATGCTTCACATCATCTTTAAAAATGGTTGGGAAGATAAAGAGTTCATTGAGTCACGCTCTTACGCGATGGATCAAATCCGCGTCGAAGCTGCGAAATGGACACCAGAACTCACCTCTGATGTTACAGGCATTCCTGTGGATCAAATCATTCAAGCGACAACACTTTTTGCAAAAAATAGCCCAAGCGCTATTGCATGGTCATTGGGAATTACGCAACACAGTGTGGGCTCATCTAACACCAGAATTATTCCTATTCTTCAAATTGCGCTTGGCAATATGGGTCGAAAAGGCGGTGGTCTTTACATCATTCGTGGACACGATAACGTTCAAGGTGCAACCGATATGTGTAACCTTGCAGACTCCTTACCGGGTTATTATGGACTAGGTGATGCTGCTTGGAAATACTTTGCGCAGTCTTGGGGTGTCGATTATGAGTGGCTTAAAGGTAGATTTTTTGAGCCAAAATGGATGAACGAAAAAGGGTATTCACTCGCAAAATGGTACCAAGGCGTCCTTCAAGAGGAGAAAACCTACTCTTCTGCACCTATTCGCGCTGTTTGGATTCAAGGAACGGGTATTACCTCTATGTCGCAACAAGCGAAAATCAAAGAGGCATTGGACAAAGTTGATTTAGTGGTGATTGCAGAGCCATTTGTCAACGAAGCAGCCGTTCTTACCAGCAGAAAAGACAACATGTACATTCTCCCTGTCGGTACTCAATTTGAATCTGAAGGAACCGTAACGGCTACAAACCGCTCTTCTCAATGGAGAAGTAAAGTTGTTGAGCCTCTTTATGAGAGTAAAAGCGATGAAGAAGTGATGTTTGCCTTTGCGAAAAAATTTGGCTTCTATGACCAGTTTGTACAAGGTATGAAAATGGGTGTCAAAAATGGCAAAGTGGTACAAGTTAAAAATGACTTTAAATGGCCAGATGATGCAGTCACCGAAATTGCACGAACGATTAAATCCATTGGTTTAAGCGGATGGACACCTGAGAGACTTCGCGCGCATCAAGAAAACTGGCACATGTTTGATCCTGTTACCTTAGAAGGTAAAGGGCCGATGAAAGGTCAGTATTACGGTCTTCCATGGCCATGTTGGGATGAAAAACACCCAGGTTCGCCTATTCTTTACAACCGTGATGTTCCTGTGAATGAAGGCGGTATGGGCTTTAGAAATCGTTTTGGTTTAGAGCACAATGGTGTGAGCCAAATAGCCGATAAGAGCGTAACCGTTGCAGGTTCAAAAATTGAGGGCGGTTATCCACAACTCACGAAAGAGAACATCGAAAAAGTGCTTGGCATTACCCTCAGTGAGGAAGAAAAAGCGCAAATGGGTGCGAGTTGGGCGATGGACTTTAGCGGTATCATTCAGCAAAAAGCGCGTGAAAAAGGCGTTTGTGTTTATGGAAATGCAAAAGCACGTACGATTGTTTGGGAGTTCCCAGATCCTGTGCCATTGCACCGTGAACCGATCCACTCCCCACGTTGGGATTTGGTTCAAAAATACCCAACCTACGATGATCAGCCGAAAAACTTCCGTGTTGAGACGAAATTTAAGTCTGAGCAACAAAAACAAGACTGGTCTAAAGAGTTCCCAACGATGTTGGTCAGCATGAGGGTGGTTAACCTCTCAGGTGCTGGTATGTTAGAGCGAACGAGTAAATACCTCTCAGCGATTACGCCAGAGATGTTTGCGAACATTCACCCAGACCTAGCACTCAGTCATGGCATTAAAGATCGCGATATGATGTGGATTCATGCGCCACATGGCACAAAAATCAAGGTTAAAGCGTATCATAATCACAGTGTTACGCCGGATCGTATTTGTCTACCGTACAACTTTGCGGGTGTGTTTCAAGGAGCGGACTTAAGTGCGAATTACCCAGAAGGCACCAAACCGTATGCTATCGGTGAGAGCTCAAATACCATTGTCAACTATGGTTTTGACGTGATCACACAAATTTCAGAATTCAACGCTGGTCTATGCCGCGTCGAGAAAGCATAG